The following proteins are encoded in a genomic region of Corylus avellana chromosome ca4, CavTom2PMs-1.0:
- the LOC132178038 gene encoding putative disease resistance protein At1g50180 codes for MADNVGNVLLQQLPLLIQGASFLSEVEDEVKSFQRELERINIFLENSNGKQGKHENVKVLVRQITEVAYEDEDVIDTFILKVEEQRKRNIAGKIIYAIMHAKMLRDVAKKTEGLNKEIKKIYDNIEKYEIEKDEISVDTEAEKAMHRRRRHVEEDEVVGFLNDSYTLTNQLTYETENSNLDVISIVGMGGLGKTTLARKIYNNDHVKSHFHSRVWVYVSQDFKTSELLLQILKSQMPISDELTTKLNGMSEEHAKVFLVEKLHKCLQGKRYFEVMDDIWKTQDWNEVKDAFPDNSNGSRILITSRIKEVALHASLTPPYSLQFLNKDESWKLFCKKVFQGRECPPELEIMGRQIPEGCHGLPLSIVVLGGLLANKEKTHRTWSKVIADVNWYLTKCKDILALSYNYLPRRLKLCFLYFGAYPEDFEITVSGN; via the coding sequence ATGGCCGACAATGTCGGTAATGTTCTTCTACAGCAACTACCCCTACTCATACAAGGAGCAAGTTTCCTTTctgaagttgaagatgaagtcAAGTCATTTCAAAGGGAGCTCGAGAGGATAAATATCTTCCTTGAGAACTCCAATGGCAAACAAGGCAAACATGAAAATGTGAAGGTCTTAGTCAGGCAAATCACAGAAGTTGCTTATGAGGATGAGGATGTTATCGACACATTTATCCTCAAAGTCGAAGAACAAAGGAAGAGGAATATTGCAGGGAAGATAATCTATGCCATTATGCATGCAAAAATGCTCCGTGATGTTGCAAAGAAGACAGAAGGCCTCAACAAAGAGATCAAAAAAATCTATGACAATATAGAAAAGTACGAAattgaaaaagatgaaataagTGTAGATACAGAAGCAGAGAAGGCAATGCACAGACGTAGGAGACACGTCGAGGAGGATGAAGTGGTGGGCTTCCTTAATGACTCTTATACATTGACGAATCAACTTACTTACGAAACAGAGAATTCAAATCTTGATGTCATTTCAATCGTTGGCATGGGTGGGCTGGGAAAGACCACTCTTGCTAGAAAAATCTACAATAATGATCACGTTAAGAGCCACTTTCATTCCCGTGTTTGGGTGTATGTATCTCAAGATTTCAAAACCAGTGaattattgcttcaaattttaaaatctcagATGCCAATATCAGATGAGTTGACAACGAAACTCAATGGGATGAGTGAGGAACATGCAAAAGTGTTCCTAGTAGAGAAGTTGCACAAATGCTTACAAGGGAAGAGGTACTTTGAAGTCATGGACGACATCTGGAAAACCCAAGACTGGAATGAGGTAAAAGATGCTTTTCCTGATAACTCCAATGGAAGTAGAATATTAATCACCAGCCGTATAAAAGAAGTCGCCTTACATGCAAGCCTTACTCCTCCTTACTCTCTCCAATTCCTTAACAAAGATGAAAGCTGGAAACTCTTTTGTAAAAAGGTGTTCCAAGGAAGAGAATGTCCTCCCGAATTAGAAATTATGGGGAGACAAATCCCAGAAGGTTGTCATGGGTTGCCACTTTCAATTGTGGTATTAGGGGGTCTTTTAGCAAACAAAGAAAAGACACACCGAACATGGTCAAAAGTGATTGCTGATGTAAATTGGTACCTTACTAAATGCAAAGATATTCTTGCCTTAAGCTACAATTACTTGCCTCGTCGCTTGAAACTATGCTTCTTGTATTTTGGTGCATACCCAGAAGACTTTGAAATCACTGTGtcaggaaattaa